A region of Micromonospora chokoriensis DNA encodes the following proteins:
- a CDS encoding HAD family hydrolase, which produces MINAVFFDVGGTILDESREFATWADWLGVPRHTFSAVFGAVIARGLDYQETFRTFRPDFDLAAELDRRATAGQPETFGAEDLYPDARGCLTALRDQGLLVGLAGNQPAHAEATLRALDLSVDVIGTSHGWGVAKPSAGFFERVLAEGGGDASSILYVGDRPDNDARPALAAGMKACLIRRSPWGHILDLPAVAEQCLFRIDTLDDLPGLVAEHNAARG; this is translated from the coding sequence ATGATCAATGCGGTCTTCTTCGATGTCGGTGGAACGATTCTGGACGAATCCCGCGAGTTCGCGACATGGGCGGACTGGCTCGGCGTTCCACGGCACACGTTCTCGGCGGTCTTCGGTGCGGTGATCGCCCGAGGGCTGGACTACCAGGAGACGTTCCGAACCTTCCGCCCCGACTTCGATCTCGCGGCCGAGCTCGATCGTCGGGCGACCGCCGGTCAGCCGGAGACGTTCGGCGCGGAGGACCTCTATCCGGACGCGCGAGGGTGCCTGACCGCGTTGCGGGACCAGGGTCTGTTGGTGGGCCTGGCCGGTAACCAGCCGGCCCACGCCGAGGCGACCCTGCGCGCTCTCGATCTTTCCGTGGACGTGATCGGCACGTCGCACGGTTGGGGTGTGGCGAAGCCGTCGGCCGGCTTCTTCGAGCGGGTCCTCGCCGAGGGTGGCGGCGACGCGTCGTCGATCCTGTACGTCGGCGACCGGCCCGACAACGACGCACGTCCGGCCCTGGCGGCCGGGATGAAGGCCTGCCTGATCCGGCGCTCGCCGTGGGGGCACATCCTGGACCTCCCGGCCGTGGCTGAGCAGTGCCTGTTCCGCATCGACACGCTCGACGACCTGCCGGGTCTGGTCGCCGAGCACAACGCGGCACGCGGCTAA
- a CDS encoding HNH endonuclease signature motif containing protein, which produces MVEGLAQAEAAVADCLDASAWALPEQGLVAALDATHRLAQRLAAVQLALVRELDGRGTARTQGASSTAVWLRDRLRLSIPAARRLVDLAGALDAGASGVRAALASGAITVEQARVIGDTVRTVHTTAGAEAAEKAVGVLVEWAGQFEPTLLRKLGTHVLDHVAPEVADAAARAALDAEARRADRDRHVTLSELRDGRIRLSGSLDAEAAGLLRAALDPLTAPSGPHDPRCPGQRRHDALADLCRLALRTGELPENGGEPAQVVVTTSFDVLTRQLDAGALDTGPRVTPETVRRLACDAAILPAVLGGSGQTLDVGRQRRLVTGPLRRALVLRDRGCAFPGCDRPPRWCDAHHIRHWADGGSTSLANSVLLCAHHHRHLHRGDWTVRLGGDGHPEFVPPAWLDPDRIPRRNRYHRRT; this is translated from the coding sequence ATGGTGGAGGGGTTGGCGCAGGCGGAGGCGGCCGTCGCCGACTGCCTCGACGCCTCGGCGTGGGCTCTTCCAGAGCAGGGCCTGGTCGCGGCACTCGACGCCACGCACCGGCTCGCGCAGCGCCTGGCGGCTGTGCAGCTGGCCCTGGTGCGCGAGCTGGACGGTCGTGGCACGGCCCGGACGCAGGGCGCGTCGTCGACGGCGGTGTGGTTGCGAGACCGGTTGCGGCTGAGCATCCCCGCCGCCCGCCGGCTGGTCGATCTCGCTGGTGCGCTGGACGCCGGAGCGTCCGGCGTGCGTGCTGCTCTGGCCAGCGGTGCCATCACCGTGGAGCAGGCCCGGGTCATTGGCGACACGGTCCGCACGGTGCACACGACCGCAGGCGCCGAAGCGGCCGAGAAGGCGGTCGGCGTGCTCGTCGAGTGGGCCGGGCAGTTCGAGCCGACGCTGCTGCGCAAGCTGGGCACCCACGTCCTCGACCATGTCGCCCCGGAGGTCGCCGACGCCGCGGCGCGGGCGGCGTTGGACGCCGAGGCGCGTCGAGCCGACCGGGACCGTCACGTCACGCTGTCCGAGCTACGCGACGGCCGGATACGGCTGTCCGGCAGCCTGGATGCGGAGGCGGCCGGGCTGCTGCGCGCGGCGCTCGACCCACTGACCGCGCCGTCCGGTCCGCACGATCCGCGTTGTCCCGGGCAACGCCGTCACGACGCGCTCGCCGACCTCTGCCGACTCGCCCTGCGCACCGGTGAGCTACCTGAGAATGGCGGCGAGCCCGCCCAGGTCGTCGTCACCACCAGCTTCGACGTGTTGACCCGGCAACTCGACGCCGGCGCTCTCGACACCGGGCCACGCGTGACCCCGGAGACGGTACGCCGTCTCGCCTGCGACGCGGCGATCCTGCCGGCCGTCCTCGGCGGCAGCGGCCAGACGCTCGACGTGGGCAGGCAACGCAGACTGGTCACCGGCCCTCTGCGACGCGCCCTGGTCCTGCGCGACCGCGGCTGCGCCTTCCCGGGCTGTGACCGCCCGCCCCGCTGGTGCGACGCCCACCACATCCGCCACTGGGCCGACGGTGGCAGCACCAGCCTGGCCAACTCGGTGCTCCTCTGTGCCCACCATCACCGACATCTCCACCGTGGCGATTGGACGGTTCGGCTCGGCGGCGACGGCCACCCGGAGTTCGTCCCGCCTGCCTGGCTCGACCCCGACCGAATTCCCCGCCGCAACCGGTACCACCGGCGGACGTGA
- a CDS encoding MFS transporter, with product MGTRAGFRGRWRSLSPLPPPGRLRTLSLATLANTVGTGLWVTAAALYLTRSVGLTPTEVGLGLTVAGLVGLTASVPLGGLADRHDPRALRAILQLAQAAVAAAYLLVGSFPTFLLVATVDALLVSGNLAVRAALVAAVGGPEGRVHAFATLRAVANLGVTLGAGLAAFALVADTGWAYRLLVLGNVATYLVSAALIMRLPSYPPVRRPVRPRPGRALRDGRFLAVAGASAVLSLHGVALTLILPLWVVTRTDAPPVTVAAVLLVNTLLTVLFAVRLSGSTRHAVPAAATMRRAGLVLAAGMLLWAATAVAPTAVAVGLLLLATVVYTVGDLWHSGAGAALAYDLAAPDAIGAYQGVDALLAGLARAAGPAVLTWLILDGGPIGWLALAGLLAVTGVAVPPLTRQALAHRAEPPWADGQPISSST from the coding sequence ATGGGCACGCGGGCAGGCTTTCGCGGCCGCTGGCGGTCGTTGTCGCCGCTGCCGCCGCCCGGTCGGCTGCGCACGCTGTCGCTGGCCACCCTGGCCAACACTGTCGGCACGGGGTTGTGGGTGACCGCTGCGGCGCTCTACCTGACCCGCTCCGTGGGGCTGACGCCGACGGAGGTGGGGCTGGGGCTCACCGTCGCCGGCCTGGTCGGGCTCACCGCCAGTGTGCCGCTCGGTGGGCTCGCCGACCGGCATGATCCGCGAGCGTTGCGTGCGATCCTCCAACTGGCGCAGGCCGCTGTCGCCGCCGCGTACCTGTTGGTCGGCTCGTTTCCGACGTTCCTGCTGGTGGCCACTGTGGACGCGCTGCTGGTCTCCGGCAACCTGGCGGTCCGTGCCGCGCTGGTCGCCGCGGTCGGCGGGCCGGAGGGCCGGGTGCACGCCTTCGCCACATTGCGCGCGGTGGCGAACCTGGGTGTCACGCTCGGCGCGGGGCTGGCCGCGTTCGCGCTGGTGGCGGACACCGGGTGGGCGTACCGGCTGCTGGTGCTCGGCAACGTCGCGACCTACCTGGTGTCGGCGGCGCTGATCATGCGACTGCCGTCGTATCCGCCGGTCCGGCGGCCGGTCCGTCCGCGACCGGGCCGCGCGTTGCGCGACGGGCGTTTCCTCGCGGTGGCCGGCGCTTCGGCGGTGCTCTCCCTGCACGGGGTCGCACTGACGCTGATCCTGCCGCTGTGGGTGGTGACCCGCACCGACGCGCCCCCGGTGACGGTCGCCGCCGTGCTGCTGGTCAACACGCTGCTCACCGTGCTCTTCGCGGTACGGCTCAGCGGGAGCACCCGGCACGCGGTGCCGGCGGCGGCGACGATGCGGCGGGCCGGCCTGGTGCTCGCGGCCGGGATGCTGCTCTGGGCCGCGACCGCTGTCGCGCCCACCGCGGTGGCGGTCGGCCTGCTCCTGCTCGCGACGGTGGTGTACACCGTGGGCGACCTGTGGCACAGCGGTGCCGGGGCGGCGCTGGCCTACGACCTCGCCGCCCCGGACGCCATCGGTGCCTACCAGGGGGTCGACGCACTGCTCGCCGGGCTGGCCCGCGCGGCCGGGCCGGCAGTGCTGACCTGGCTGATCCTCGACGGAGGCCCGATCGGTTGGCTGGCCCTGGCCGGGCTGCTCGCGGTCACCGGTGTGGCCGTGCCACCGCTGACCCGACAGGCCCTGGCGCACCGCGCCGAACCGCCTTGGGCCGACGGTCAGCCGATCTCCTCGTCGACGTAG
- a CDS encoding UBP-type zinc finger domain-containing protein, with product MSCEHLTEAGAVEARTPDECADCVAAGDTYWVHLRTCLSCGQVGCCDSSPNQHASKHFASTGHPVIRSAQPGEAWRWCYVDEEIG from the coding sequence GTGAGTTGTGAGCACCTGACCGAGGCGGGTGCCGTCGAGGCGCGTACCCCCGACGAGTGCGCGGACTGCGTCGCCGCCGGCGACACCTACTGGGTGCACCTGCGTACCTGCCTGAGTTGCGGGCAGGTCGGCTGCTGCGACTCGTCGCCCAACCAGCACGCGAGCAAGCACTTCGCGTCCACCGGGCACCCGGTGATCCGCTCGGCGCAGCCCGGCGAGGCGTGGCGTTGGTGCTACGTCGACGAGGAGATCGGCTGA
- a CDS encoding Na+/H+ antiporter, with protein sequence MESLFPVVVFLAIATLGAALARRLGLLAPIVLVVLGLALSYLPGFPRVHLDPELVLIGILPPLLYVAALETSVPAFKNNIRPILLLAVGLVLFTAFVVGLVLHLLLPQLPFAICLALGAVVAPPDAVAATAVARRVGLPRRVVTILEGESLVNDATALVLLRVATMATVGSTVGTADVAVEVLRATGGGILIGALGAVVFGFLHRRITDPLLDNALSLIIPFAVVFTAEHLHASGVVAVVVTGLVLGHKLPQLLSAASRLQTGAFWRLVRFLLEGLVFLLVGLQLRDVLRDLDEPIGSLALITVAVLAAVFLTRFVWLFPATYLARLVPRVRRRDPRPSPKFPIIIGWAGMRGVVTLAAALALPLTLADDEPYPRALFIWLAFAVIVFTLVGQGATLPLVARRLRLPPDDPVQDALSAAGVQQQAGRAAQERLDALADSAPDAVVDRLRRAVEDRTNMAWERLGGTDRETPSQAYGRLRQEMIDAERDVFRAARDSGQIPEEVLVRAYRDLDLEESLLREVEK encoded by the coding sequence ATGGAAAGCCTGTTTCCGGTCGTCGTCTTCCTGGCGATCGCCACCCTGGGCGCCGCGCTGGCCCGCCGGCTCGGCCTGCTCGCGCCGATCGTGCTGGTCGTGCTCGGCCTGGCGCTCTCGTACCTGCCGGGCTTCCCACGGGTGCACCTCGACCCCGAGTTGGTGCTGATCGGCATCCTGCCGCCGCTGCTCTACGTGGCCGCGCTGGAGACGTCGGTGCCGGCGTTCAAGAACAACATCCGGCCGATCCTGCTGCTCGCGGTCGGCCTGGTGCTGTTCACGGCGTTCGTGGTCGGGTTGGTGCTGCACCTGCTGCTGCCGCAGTTGCCGTTCGCGATCTGCCTGGCCCTCGGAGCGGTGGTCGCCCCGCCGGACGCGGTGGCCGCCACGGCGGTGGCCCGGCGGGTCGGCCTGCCCCGCCGGGTCGTCACCATCCTGGAGGGGGAGAGCCTGGTCAACGACGCCACGGCGCTGGTGCTGCTGCGGGTCGCGACGATGGCCACCGTCGGCTCGACGGTCGGCACCGCCGACGTCGCCGTCGAGGTGCTGCGGGCCACCGGCGGCGGCATCCTGATCGGTGCGCTCGGGGCGGTGGTCTTCGGGTTCCTGCACCGGCGGATCACCGACCCGCTGCTGGACAACGCCCTGTCACTGATCATCCCGTTCGCCGTGGTGTTCACCGCCGAGCACCTGCACGCCTCCGGGGTGGTCGCGGTCGTCGTCACCGGCCTGGTGCTCGGCCACAAGCTGCCCCAGTTGCTGTCGGCGGCGTCCCGGTTGCAGACCGGCGCGTTCTGGCGGCTGGTCCGCTTCCTGCTGGAGGGCCTGGTCTTCCTGCTGGTCGGACTCCAACTGCGGGACGTGCTGCGCGACCTCGACGAGCCGATCGGCTCGCTCGCCCTCATCACGGTCGCGGTGCTCGCCGCCGTCTTCCTCACCCGGTTCGTCTGGCTCTTCCCGGCCACCTACCTGGCCCGGTTGGTGCCCCGGGTCCGTCGCCGCGACCCCAGGCCGTCGCCGAAGTTCCCGATCATCATCGGCTGGGCCGGGATGCGCGGCGTGGTGACCCTGGCCGCCGCTCTCGCGTTGCCGCTGACCCTCGCCGACGACGAGCCGTACCCCCGGGCGTTGTTCATCTGGTTGGCCTTCGCGGTGATCGTCTTCACACTCGTCGGCCAGGGCGCCACGCTACCGTTGGTCGCGCGTCGGTTGCGACTGCCACCGGACGACCCGGTGCAGGACGCGCTGTCCGCTGCCGGTGTCCAGCAGCAGGCCGGCCGGGCCGCCCAGGAACGCCTCGACGCGCTGGCCGACAGCGCCCCGGACGCGGTGGTGGACCGGCTGCGTCGAGCGGTGGAGGACCGCACCAACATGGCGTGGGAACGGCTCGGCGGCACCGACCGGGAGACCCCGTCGCAGGCGTACGGTCGGCTGCGGCAGGAGATGATCGACGCCGAGCGGGATGTGTTCCGGGCCGCCCGGGACTCCGGTCAGATTCCTGAGGAGGTGCTGGTGCGGGCCTATCGTGACCTGGACCTGGAAGAGTCGTTGCTGCGGGAGGTCGAGAAGTGA
- a CDS encoding TIGR03885 family FMN-dependent LLM class oxidoreductase, whose product MTTFGFHASHEQIGPRALLEAVMHAERAGFDAAMCSDHFSPWSARQGESGFAWSWLGSALQATGLPFGVVNAPGQRYHPAIIAQAIGTLGAMYPGRFWAALGTGEASNEHITGDPWPRKDIRAARLRECVDVIRALLAGEEVSHDGLVRVDRARLWTRPEQPPALVGAAVSVATARWCAEWADGLITVNAPVAHLREMIDAYRDAGGEGPLHLQVHVSWAPDQAQAEAIAYDQWRSNVFAPPVCWDLETAEHFDVVSADVPAHRVAEVVNVSADLGRHVGWLEEYLELGFDQIALHHVGQEQRGFIDAFGAEVLPKLRPAG is encoded by the coding sequence ATGACGACGTTCGGATTCCACGCCTCACACGAGCAGATCGGTCCGCGCGCCCTCCTGGAGGCGGTGATGCACGCCGAGCGGGCCGGCTTCGACGCCGCCATGTGCTCGGACCACTTCTCCCCGTGGAGCGCCCGGCAGGGCGAATCCGGCTTCGCCTGGTCCTGGCTGGGCTCCGCGTTGCAGGCCACCGGCCTGCCGTTCGGGGTGGTCAACGCACCCGGCCAGCGGTACCACCCGGCGATCATCGCGCAGGCCATCGGCACCCTCGGCGCCATGTACCCGGGCCGCTTCTGGGCGGCGCTCGGCACCGGCGAAGCCAGCAACGAGCACATCACCGGCGACCCGTGGCCGCGTAAGGACATCCGCGCCGCCCGGCTGCGGGAGTGCGTGGACGTTATCCGTGCGCTCCTGGCCGGCGAGGAGGTCAGCCACGACGGCCTGGTCCGGGTGGACCGGGCCCGGCTGTGGACCCGCCCGGAGCAGCCGCCCGCGCTGGTCGGCGCCGCCGTCAGCGTGGCCACCGCCCGCTGGTGCGCCGAGTGGGCGGACGGGCTGATCACCGTGAACGCGCCGGTGGCGCACCTGCGCGAGATGATCGACGCGTACCGGGACGCCGGTGGGGAAGGGCCGCTGCACCTCCAGGTGCACGTCTCCTGGGCACCCGACCAGGCGCAGGCCGAGGCCATCGCGTACGACCAGTGGCGCAGCAACGTCTTCGCCCCACCGGTCTGCTGGGACCTGGAGACCGCCGAGCACTTCGACGTGGTCTCCGCCGACGTTCCCGCCCACCGGGTCGCCGAGGTGGTCAACGTGTCCGCCGACCTCGGCCGGCACGTCGGCTGGCTGGAGGAGTACCTGGAACTCGGCTTCGACCAGATCGCCCTGCACCACGTCGGGCAGGAGCAGCGCGGGTTCATCGACGCGTTCGGGGCCGAGGTGCTGCCGAAGCTGCGCCCGGCTGGCTGA
- a CDS encoding NADP-dependent succinic semialdehyde dehydrogenase: MPHIATTNPATGQVLKTYEAMSTEQLDGAIERTHLAYQQLRATTVDQRARWMNAAADLLDAERDEIARIMTTEMGKTYASAQAEVTKCATAARFYADQAPAFLADEPADSAAVKATRAFIRYQPIGVVLAVMPWNFPLWQVMRFAAPALMAGNTGLLKHASNVPQTALLLEDVFRRAGFPEGAFTTVLVGSDAVDRILSDPRVRAATLTGSEPAGRSIAQIAGRELKKTVLELGGSDPFVVMPSADVDRAAEVATTARCQNNGQSCIAAKRFIVHTDVFDAFAEKFAANMAALRVGDPMDADTDVGPLASERGRDEVHAQVRDAVDKGATVLCGGELPGGDGWFYPPTVVTDLTPQMRMWSEEVFGPVAGLFRVSSYEEAIEVANGTSFGLGSNAWTRDPDEQERFATDLDAGNVFVNGMTTSYPELPFGGVKNSGYGRELSALGMREFCNTKTVWVGEGVASAGAGAHAE; this comes from the coding sequence ATGCCCCACATCGCCACCACCAACCCCGCCACCGGACAGGTGCTCAAGACCTACGAGGCGATGTCCACCGAGCAGCTCGACGGTGCCATCGAGCGCACCCACCTCGCGTACCAGCAGTTGCGGGCGACGACGGTCGACCAGCGCGCCCGGTGGATGAACGCCGCCGCGGACCTGCTCGACGCCGAGCGCGACGAGATCGCCCGGATCATGACCACCGAGATGGGCAAGACGTACGCCTCCGCGCAGGCCGAGGTGACCAAGTGCGCCACGGCCGCCCGCTTCTACGCCGACCAGGCCCCCGCGTTCCTCGCCGACGAGCCGGCCGACTCCGCCGCCGTCAAGGCGACCCGGGCGTTCATCCGCTACCAGCCGATCGGTGTGGTGCTCGCGGTGATGCCGTGGAACTTCCCGCTCTGGCAGGTGATGCGGTTCGCGGCGCCGGCGCTGATGGCCGGCAACACCGGCCTGCTCAAGCACGCCTCGAACGTGCCGCAGACCGCCCTGCTGTTGGAGGACGTGTTCCGGCGGGCCGGGTTCCCCGAGGGGGCCTTCACCACGGTGCTGGTCGGCTCGGACGCCGTCGACCGGATCCTCAGCGACCCCCGGGTGCGCGCCGCCACGCTCACCGGCAGCGAACCGGCCGGTCGGTCCATCGCGCAGATCGCCGGCCGGGAGCTGAAGAAGACAGTCCTGGAACTCGGCGGCAGCGACCCGTTCGTGGTGATGCCCTCGGCCGACGTGGACCGGGCCGCCGAGGTGGCCACCACCGCCCGCTGCCAGAACAACGGCCAGTCCTGCATCGCCGCGAAACGGTTCATCGTGCACACCGACGTGTTCGACGCCTTCGCGGAGAAGTTCGCCGCGAACATGGCCGCCCTGCGCGTCGGTGACCCGATGGACGCGGACACCGACGTCGGCCCGCTGGCCAGCGAGCGGGGCCGTGACGAGGTGCACGCCCAGGTCCGCGACGCGGTCGACAAGGGCGCGACGGTGCTCTGCGGCGGCGAGCTGCCCGGCGGCGACGGCTGGTTCTACCCGCCGACGGTGGTCACCGACCTGACCCCGCAGATGCGGATGTGGTCCGAGGAGGTCTTCGGCCCGGTCGCCGGGCTGTTCCGGGTCTCGTCCTACGAGGAGGCGATCGAGGTCGCCAACGGCACCAGCTTCGGGCTCGGCTCGAACGCCTGGACCCGAGACCCGGACGAGCAGGAACGCTTCGCCACCGACCTGGACGCCGGGAACGTCTTCGTCAACGGCATGACCACGTCCTACCCGGAGCTGCCCTTCGGTGGGGTGAAGAACTCCGGTTACGGGCGGGAGTTGTCCGCGCTCGGGATGCGGGAGTTCTGCAACACCAAGACGGTCTGGGTGGGCGAGGGCGTCGCCTCGGCCGGTGCGGGGGCACACGCCGAATAG
- a CDS encoding DUF6343 family protein has protein sequence MTRSQPRRARGTVGHAYSALNLRLTLAGFGLVIMVVFAVLAFWAGIAWLGVVCAIFAVVAVVDLVVIQRRRAARRREEPGVRHSLFE, from the coding sequence ATGACGAGATCGCAGCCCCGGCGCGCCCGTGGCACGGTCGGCCACGCCTACAGCGCGTTGAACCTCCGGCTCACCCTCGCCGGCTTCGGGCTGGTGATCATGGTGGTCTTCGCGGTGTTGGCGTTCTGGGCCGGCATCGCCTGGCTCGGCGTGGTCTGTGCGATCTTCGCTGTGGTCGCCGTGGTCGACCTGGTCGTGATCCAGCGCCGCCGCGCCGCCCGCCGCCGCGAGGAGCCGGGCGTACGCCACTCGTTGTTCGAGTGA
- a CDS encoding antibiotic biosynthesis monooxygenase, whose protein sequence is MSMTLAVPVTVAIARRVDPGRSSEMVAWMRAGTALAEAFPGFLGAGWVQSGPGSPEWHMLYRFADAETLRRWEESPQRHWWLSSAQGIVEHTRVERRTGIEGWFDPPSEHSVDLVAPVAPTSPPRWKQAVTIWLAFFPLSLSATLLTSHFLGTVPLAARVLLMTLCLTPLMTYLVLPRITRALHWWLHGQRAPWRGL, encoded by the coding sequence ATGTCAATGACCCTCGCCGTGCCGGTGACCGTCGCCATCGCCCGTCGTGTCGACCCGGGCCGGTCCAGCGAGATGGTGGCCTGGATGCGGGCCGGCACCGCGCTGGCCGAGGCGTTTCCCGGGTTCCTCGGCGCCGGTTGGGTGCAGAGCGGCCCGGGTTCGCCGGAGTGGCACATGCTCTACCGCTTCGCCGACGCCGAGACGCTGCGCCGGTGGGAGGAGTCCCCGCAGCGGCACTGGTGGCTCAGCTCGGCGCAGGGCATCGTCGAGCACACCCGGGTCGAGCGGCGTACCGGTATCGAGGGGTGGTTCGACCCGCCGTCGGAGCACTCGGTGGACCTGGTCGCGCCGGTCGCCCCGACGTCGCCGCCGAGGTGGAAGCAGGCGGTGACCATCTGGCTGGCGTTCTTCCCGCTGAGCCTCAGCGCCACACTGCTGACGAGTCACTTCCTCGGCACGGTGCCGTTGGCGGCGCGGGTGCTGCTGATGACGCTCTGCCTGACCCCGCTGATGACGTACCTGGTGCTGCCCCGGATCACCCGGGCGTTGCACTGGTGGCTGCACGGCCAGCGGGCGCCCTGGCGGGGCTTATAG
- a CDS encoding GDSL-type esterase/lipase family protein, whose protein sequence is MPRRWVAALACTAALVALACEGGTSATPRPTTSAPPSSGPGGIAALGDSITTGFASCLVLTSCERNSWSTGDGLRVQSHYRRLLEQNSAIRDRTYNHARPGARAEALEGQAQAAVRDRPDYVTVLIGANDVCRGGVDAMTPVAEFRADVDRGLRVLKTGRPKARVLVVSIPDLYRLWEVGHGDSRAVRAWRRGICPSLLAEATSTAPADRARRAAVRERIQAYNTELVAACRAYGSRCRHDGGAVHKVRFTLDLLNPLDWFHPNATGQGRIAEVTWRSSGLAN, encoded by the coding sequence ATGCCTCGACGCTGGGTCGCCGCCCTGGCCTGTACCGCGGCGCTGGTGGCGCTGGCCTGCGAGGGCGGCACCTCCGCGACACCCCGCCCCACCACGAGCGCCCCGCCGTCGAGCGGGCCGGGTGGCATCGCCGCGCTCGGCGACTCGATCACCACCGGCTTCGCGTCCTGCCTGGTGTTGACGTCGTGCGAGCGCAACTCCTGGTCGACCGGGGACGGCCTGCGGGTGCAGAGCCACTACCGACGGCTGCTGGAGCAGAATTCGGCGATCCGCGACCGGACGTACAACCATGCCCGTCCCGGCGCCCGCGCGGAGGCGCTGGAAGGCCAGGCCCAGGCGGCGGTACGCGACCGCCCCGACTACGTCACGGTGCTGATCGGGGCCAACGACGTCTGCCGGGGCGGGGTGGACGCGATGACGCCGGTCGCCGAGTTCCGGGCCGACGTCGACCGGGGCCTACGGGTGCTGAAGACCGGCCGCCCGAAGGCCCGGGTGCTGGTGGTGAGCATCCCCGACCTGTACCGGCTCTGGGAGGTCGGGCACGGCGACTCCCGGGCGGTTCGCGCGTGGCGACGGGGCATCTGCCCGTCCCTGCTGGCCGAGGCGACCTCGACGGCCCCGGCCGACCGGGCTCGCCGGGCCGCCGTGCGGGAGCGGATCCAGGCGTACAACACCGAGTTGGTGGCGGCCTGCCGGGCGTACGGCTCACGCTGCCGACACGACGGCGGCGCGGTACACAAGGTCCGGTTCACTCTGGACCTGCTCAACCCCCTGGACTGGTTTCACCCCAACGCCACCGGCCAGGGCCGCATCGCCGAGGTCACCTGGCGCTCCTCCGGCCTGGCGAACTGA
- a CDS encoding EcsC family protein, with amino-acid sequence MTDTPPVGGQPAAPTPQPSAGVPAEPVDAPEGPPARLWDRMRDDPQYAPEHLALEAVRRLGPEAVQWAARARAEQPGVSADVLADQAARKFVNLARLSGAVSGVAGLPGAVIDVGVLAWTQARMVLHIAAAYDVDPLHGDRATDLLVLQRVHKVAESARLALGVAAGRERADALFGLGGQRPLGRVMLQLGVRLAQMAGVRAAKRMVAKVIPGAAIVLGTWANSSATKDLAKRSRALYRPRGVGVPEPRQR; translated from the coding sequence GTGACCGACACCCCACCCGTCGGCGGCCAGCCCGCCGCCCCCACTCCGCAGCCATCCGCCGGCGTTCCGGCCGAGCCGGTGGACGCCCCCGAGGGTCCACCGGCTCGTCTCTGGGACCGGATGCGTGACGACCCGCAGTACGCGCCGGAACACCTCGCCCTGGAGGCCGTACGTCGGCTCGGGCCGGAGGCCGTGCAGTGGGCCGCCCGGGCCCGGGCCGAGCAGCCCGGCGTGTCGGCCGACGTCCTCGCCGACCAGGCGGCCCGCAAGTTCGTCAACCTGGCCCGGCTGTCGGGCGCGGTCTCCGGCGTGGCCGGGCTGCCCGGGGCGGTGATCGACGTGGGCGTGCTGGCCTGGACCCAGGCGCGGATGGTGCTGCACATCGCCGCCGCCTACGACGTCGACCCGTTGCACGGGGACCGGGCCACCGACCTGCTGGTGCTCCAGCGCGTGCACAAGGTCGCCGAGAGCGCTCGGCTGGCGCTCGGCGTGGCCGCCGGCCGGGAACGCGCCGACGCGCTCTTCGGCCTGGGCGGCCAGCGCCCGCTCGGTCGGGTCATGCTGCAACTCGGCGTCCGGCTGGCCCAGATGGCCGGTGTCCGGGCCGCCAAGCGGATGGTCGCCAAGGTCATCCCCGGCGCCGCCATCGTGCTCGGCACCTGGGCCAACTCGTCGGCCACGAAGGACCTCGCGAAGCGATCGCGGGCCCTCTACCGCCCCCGGGGCGTCGGCGTCCCGGAGCCCCGCCAGCGCTGA